The following is a genomic window from Atribacteraceae bacterium.
TTCCTATCATCGCTTTAGATATCTCCGTTGCCTGTTCCACATCCATGGCACTTAGAATGCGGGCCACTTCCCGTTCTTTCATCGTCGAAAGAATAGCCACCACCTCCTGTTGGCCAATATTTTCGAGTATTCTGGCGGCTTCGGCGGGCTCCATCGCCGCATAAATCCGGCTCAACCGCCATATCCCCTCCGGATCGATAGCCGGTTCCTCATTCTCTTCCATCAATCCCCGCTCGTCTTCCGGTCCTGCGATCAGTTCTTCCCTTGCTTCCGTCACCGGTTCACCTATGACCTCCGGATCCTGTCCGATCAACGGCGTTGCCTCTACAACCAGCGGTGGATTGGATGTAATTTCCGTGGCGGCAGTACTATCTACCGATGCTTCTTCATCTTTTACACCCCTGATTTGTTCCAGGTCCGGACCGGGAAAGAGCGGCTCGGCAACCGGTTCTTCCGGCGGAAGATCCGTCGAAAGTGAGTTCTGCGGGGCGGGAACCGCCTCCGGTGTTGCGGTTCTAAGGAAATCCAAAAAGGGAATTTCGATGATCCCGGTAAAATTCAAAAAGACCATTATGGTAATCCCGAAAAGCAAAAAAGGCAAAAAGTAATCGCCAATTGCTATCCTGGCCCGCGGCTTGGCCGACTGATCCTGCAATTTCCGGTCCTTCCCTGGTGTGTGGGAAGAACGCTTGTTTCCCTGCCTATTTCCTATGCCCGATTCCGGCTTGCGTGGGCGGCGAGCCGGCGGTTTTTTCTCCGGAGACATTTATTCACTCTCCCAGGATTTTACGCACATAATTCTGTGTTTCCTCAAAGGGGGGCACCCCCCCATATTCAACCACCCGCCCGGATCCGGCATTGTATGCGGCAAGCGCCAGACGGATATCTCCGAACCGATTGACCAGTCCCCTGAGGTAACGCATGCCCCCCTCGAGGTTCTGGCGGACATCGAAGGGGTCGTCCACCCCCAACATTCGTGCGGTCCCGGGCATAAGTTGCATGAGCCCCATGGCCCCTTTCGGAGAAACAACATCCGGATTGAAACCCGACTCTGCAGCAATGACCCGGTTGATAAATTCTTTCTCGAAGCCGTATTTCCGGGCGTATTTTTCGACCAGATGGTCGAATTCCTCCGGAGAGGAGGCATTCGGTATCCTTTTGATTTCCGGTTCGTGAAACTCTCTCCCTGACTGACCCACCGGATTGGTGGTCGGAGAAAATCCCCAAGGGGGATGGAAGCGGGATGCGATTTCGGAAATCCGGCTCATGACCCGATGTAGATTTTCCGGATAAGTTCTCATGGCTTACCTTCGAACATGAGCCTGGATAGCGATTTCGTCAAGGTTTTTCCGGTCATTGCGTTCCATTTCCAGGACGAAAGTCCCATAATCCTTTTCCCGGATCTTTTCGACCATTTTCCGTTCGGTCGCCGCTTCACACAAGGCTCGCCGGGTTTCCCGAATTTGTTCTTCCAACTGCCGC
Proteins encoded in this region:
- a CDS encoding lytic transglycosylase domain-containing protein yields the protein MRTYPENLHRVMSRISEIASRFHPPWGFSPTTNPVGQSGREFHEPEIKRIPNASSPEEFDHLVEKYARKYGFEKEFINRVIAAESGFNPDVVSPKGAMGLMQLMPGTARMLGVDDPFDVRQNLEGGMRYLRGLVNRFGDIRLALAAYNAGSGRVVEYGGVPPFEETQNYVRKILGE